One stretch of Aquisalimonas asiatica DNA includes these proteins:
- a CDS encoding polysaccharide deacetylase family protein yields the protein MAKKEILCAFGVDVDAVGGWLGSYGGEDSPDDISRGMFSGEVGSLRLLKLFERFDMKTSWFIPGHSIETFPEQMQRVADAGHEIGVHGYSHENPIAMTEEQERDVLDHCIELVTKLAGKRPTGYVAPWWEFSNVTNELLLERGIKYDHSLMHDDFHPYYVRVGDSWTKIDYSRNARDWMKPLERGEETDLIEIPANWYLDDLPPMMFIKKAPNSHGFVSPRHLGEMWQDQFDWVYREHDYAVFTMTIHPDVSGRPQVLMMLERLIGHMLAHEGVRFCTFDEIADDFARRSPRKK from the coding sequence ATGGCAAAGAAAGAGATCCTGTGTGCGTTCGGCGTCGATGTGGACGCTGTCGGCGGCTGGCTCGGTTCCTACGGTGGCGAGGACTCCCCGGACGATATCTCCCGGGGCATGTTCTCCGGCGAAGTCGGATCCCTGCGGCTGCTGAAGCTGTTCGAGCGCTTCGACATGAAGACGTCCTGGTTCATTCCCGGTCACTCCATCGAGACCTTTCCCGAGCAGATGCAGCGGGTTGCCGATGCGGGGCACGAGATCGGCGTGCACGGCTACAGCCACGAGAACCCCATCGCCATGACCGAGGAGCAGGAGCGGGACGTGCTCGATCATTGCATCGAGCTGGTCACGAAACTCGCGGGAAAGCGGCCCACCGGTTACGTGGCCCCCTGGTGGGAATTCAGCAACGTGACCAACGAACTCCTGCTGGAGCGGGGCATCAAGTACGATCACAGCCTCATGCATGACGACTTCCACCCCTATTACGTGCGGGTGGGCGATTCCTGGACGAAGATCGACTACTCCAGGAACGCCAGGGACTGGATGAAGCCCCTGGAGCGCGGTGAGGAAACCGACCTCATCGAGATTCCTGCCAACTGGTATCTCGACGACCTCCCGCCCATGATGTTCATCAAGAAGGCGCCCAACAGCCACGGTTTCGTCAGCCCGCGTCACCTGGGTGAAATGTGGCAGGACCAGTTCGACTGGGTGTACCGGGAGCACGACTACGCCGTGTTCACCATGACCATCCACCCGGATGTCTCCGGGCGCCCGCAGGTGTTGATGATGCTCGAGCGGCTGATTGGCCACATGCTGGCCCATGAAGGCGTGCGTTTCTGCACCTTTGACGAAATCGCCGACGACTTCGCCCGGCGTTCTCCGCGCAAGAAATGA
- a CDS encoding Zn-dependent hydrolase → MMYADAHKAASHVSGERLWNRLMRLAEIGATAKGGVNRQAMTPEDSQARALMADWARGLGFSVQQDGIGNLFMRRDGRDISRLPIVTGSHLDSQPTGGCFDGVLGVVMALEALEAIQEAGIRTHHPLEIVAWMNEEGSRYGPVCMGSSVYVGRMGLAEACASVASDGAVLGDELPAALAAVAPAEERDFGAPMAAYLESHIEQGPVLEEQGVQLGIVSAIQGIRWFRCEVTGAEAHAGTTPRRMRRDAGQAAMRMIAAMEEAFTDEGDAIRFTVGQFHVDPGSPNVVPGRAAFSIDLRHPDAALLDTLSEQVHAICQEHRGPCQVTVEQVGGVAPVDLAPWMTGVLDDCAAELDVTRMTMPSGAVHDASNMAALCPTAMLFIPSREGISHNEAEWSEPDACRDGARLLAASLVRIDERLSQ, encoded by the coding sequence ATGATGTATGCCGATGCGCACAAGGCAGCCAGTCACGTGTCCGGAGAGCGTCTGTGGAACCGGCTGATGCGGCTGGCGGAAATCGGTGCCACGGCGAAAGGGGGCGTGAACCGCCAGGCCATGACGCCCGAGGACAGCCAGGCCCGGGCGCTGATGGCCGACTGGGCCCGGGGGCTGGGGTTCTCGGTGCAGCAGGACGGCATCGGTAACCTTTTCATGCGCCGTGATGGCCGGGACATCAGCCGACTGCCCATCGTCACGGGCAGCCATCTCGACAGCCAGCCGACCGGCGGGTGTTTCGACGGGGTGCTGGGAGTGGTAATGGCGCTGGAAGCCCTGGAGGCGATCCAGGAGGCGGGGATCAGGACGCACCATCCTCTGGAGATCGTCGCCTGGATGAACGAAGAGGGGTCGCGGTACGGGCCGGTATGCATGGGGTCCAGTGTTTACGTCGGCCGCATGGGTCTCGCCGAGGCCTGTGCCAGCGTCGCCAGCGACGGTGCGGTTCTGGGTGACGAGCTGCCAGCCGCGTTGGCAGCGGTGGCCCCGGCCGAGGAGCGGGACTTCGGTGCGCCCATGGCCGCCTACCTGGAATCCCACATCGAGCAGGGCCCGGTGCTCGAGGAGCAGGGCGTTCAGCTCGGCATTGTCTCGGCAATCCAGGGGATTCGCTGGTTCCGGTGCGAAGTGACCGGGGCCGAAGCCCACGCCGGCACCACGCCCCGCCGCATGCGGCGCGACGCAGGGCAGGCAGCCATGCGCATGATTGCCGCCATGGAGGAGGCGTTCACCGATGAGGGCGACGCCATCCGGTTCACCGTTGGCCAGTTTCATGTGGACCCCGGGTCACCCAACGTGGTGCCGGGGCGCGCTGCGTTCTCCATCGACCTCCGGCATCCCGACGCCGCGTTACTGGACACGTTGAGCGAGCAGGTTCACGCCATCTGCCAGGAGCACCGGGGCCCTTGCCAGGTCACCGTTGAGCAGGTCGGCGGGGTGGCACCCGTCGACCTGGCGCCCTGGATGACCGGGGTTCTCGACGACTGCGCGGCGGAACTGGACGTCACGCGCATGACCATGCCGTCCGGCGCGGTACACGACGCCTCCAACATGGCGGCGCTCTGCCCAACCGCCATGCTGTTCATTCCCTCCCGTGAAGGGATCAGCCATAACGAAGCGGAGTGGAGTGAGCCTGACGCCTGCAGGGACGGGGCGCGGCTTCTTGCGGCCAGCCTCGTCCGTATTGATGAACGGCTTAGTCAGTAA
- a CDS encoding N-carbamoyl-D-amino-acid hydrolase, whose translation MSRYLDVAAAQMGPVARDEPRSSAVRRMITLMREARARGADLVVYPELALTTFFPRWVIDDESELDAFFETEMPGRETAPLFEESARLGISFYLGYAELVREGSEKRRFNTSIFVDGTGTIAAKYRKVHLPGHDEPQAGRTFQHLEKRYFRTGDLGFPVWHACGGLMGMCLCNDRRWPETYRVMGLQGVELIMLGYNTPVHHTGYEAVDALAGFHNHLSVQAGAYQNATWVVATAKGGTEEGSEMIAQSAIVAPSGEIVAMASTRGDEVITARCDLDLGRFYRETIFDFERHREPSAYGLIVERKGARPPDA comes from the coding sequence GTGAGCCGGTACCTGGATGTGGCGGCGGCCCAGATGGGGCCGGTGGCCAGAGATGAACCCCGGTCCAGCGCCGTGCGACGCATGATCACTCTCATGCGCGAGGCGCGGGCCCGGGGGGCGGACCTGGTGGTCTACCCGGAACTGGCGCTGACCACGTTTTTCCCCCGCTGGGTGATCGATGACGAATCGGAACTGGACGCCTTCTTCGAGACGGAGATGCCGGGGCGGGAGACGGCGCCCCTGTTCGAGGAGAGCGCGCGCCTGGGTATCTCGTTCTACCTGGGATACGCCGAACTGGTCCGGGAGGGCAGCGAGAAGCGGCGCTTCAATACCTCCATCTTCGTGGACGGCACCGGGACCATCGCTGCCAAGTACCGCAAGGTGCACCTCCCCGGGCATGACGAACCCCAGGCGGGGCGGACGTTCCAGCACCTGGAGAAGCGGTACTTCCGCACCGGTGACCTGGGGTTTCCGGTCTGGCACGCGTGTGGCGGACTGATGGGCATGTGCCTGTGCAACGACCGCCGCTGGCCCGAAACCTACCGTGTCATGGGGCTGCAGGGTGTCGAGCTGATCATGCTGGGCTACAACACCCCGGTGCACCACACCGGGTACGAGGCCGTGGATGCGCTGGCGGGCTTTCACAACCACCTGTCAGTGCAGGCCGGCGCCTACCAGAACGCGACCTGGGTCGTGGCGACCGCCAAGGGCGGCACCGAAGAGGGCTCCGAGATGATCGCCCAGAGTGCGATCGTCGCGCCCTCCGGGGAGATCGTCGCCATGGCCTCCACCCGCGGGGATGAGGTGATTACGGCGCGCTGCGATCTGGACCTGGGCCGGTTCTACCGGGAGACCATTTTCGACTTCGAGCGCCACCGCGAGCCCTCGGCTTACGGGTTGATCGTGGAGCGCAAGGGCGCGCGGCCTCCCGACGCCTGA
- a CDS encoding hydantoinase B/oxoprolinase family protein, with protein MSVANGVTNEIDPVTASVIQGSLQNIAIEMGFKLMRMSYSSIIRESEDFGAAVLDHEGNQIAESTQSTPLQSGPIPGYVRNALANLAERGQEVEPGDVIMHNDPYGGGSHGPDVAFIVPVFVEDALVGFTATTAHHLDIGALTPGSAGIVDAIDAYAEGLQFKAIKVYAAGRKNEDVWQLLRDNVRAPKMVVGDMEAQIAACRIGAQRLLDLIGEYGLATVQAANNAVMDYAERLMRQAIKDLPDGVYSAETMIDGYLDDPSDARKNLPIKATITVSGDELTVDLTGTARQVDDRPINMPFEGTTDVAIWLTIRSVLLDTAVHGYIPQNTGITRPIHIVAPKGCLANPEFPAPTIARLGAGNQLCDTVMQALGRARPEQVSAGIGHLKVIAFSGLQDGEHWVHMEIFEGSYGGRYGMDGMDAVDTLFANTRNNPIEDIETHLPLRVRRYELRENVNGAGKWRGGFGSVREFEFLSDGGGSVEGEGHRFRPWGFLGGQEGQPAALKTVRASGEAFDLPSKVPYQPMSAGDRFVAVGPSGGGYGPPLERDPADVLDDVLDELIDVSTAEETYGVSIRDGQVDLSATESLRQRLRAGAGGSAS; from the coding sequence ATGTCAGTAGCGAACGGCGTTACCAACGAAATCGATCCGGTTACCGCAAGCGTGATCCAGGGATCGCTCCAGAACATTGCCATCGAGATGGGCTTCAAGCTGATGCGCATGTCCTACTCGTCGATCATCCGGGAGTCGGAGGACTTTGGCGCCGCGGTGCTGGACCACGAGGGCAACCAGATTGCCGAGTCCACGCAGTCCACGCCGCTCCAGTCAGGGCCGATTCCGGGGTATGTCCGCAATGCACTGGCCAATCTCGCCGAGCGTGGTCAGGAGGTGGAGCCCGGGGACGTGATCATGCACAACGATCCCTACGGCGGCGGCAGTCACGGGCCGGATGTGGCGTTCATCGTGCCGGTGTTCGTCGAGGATGCGCTGGTGGGGTTCACGGCGACGACGGCCCATCACCTGGATATCGGCGCCCTGACGCCGGGCAGCGCGGGCATTGTCGACGCCATCGATGCCTATGCCGAAGGCCTGCAGTTCAAGGCCATCAAGGTGTATGCCGCGGGCCGGAAGAACGAGGATGTGTGGCAGCTCCTGCGCGATAACGTGCGGGCACCGAAGATGGTGGTGGGGGATATGGAAGCGCAGATTGCCGCTTGCCGGATTGGAGCGCAGCGACTGCTGGATCTGATCGGGGAATACGGGTTGGCCACCGTGCAGGCGGCCAACAACGCCGTGATGGATTACGCCGAGCGGCTCATGCGGCAGGCCATCAAGGACCTGCCCGATGGCGTTTACTCCGCCGAGACCATGATCGACGGCTACCTGGACGACCCGTCCGATGCCCGCAAGAACCTGCCGATCAAGGCGACGATTACCGTCAGCGGCGACGAACTGACCGTGGATCTCACCGGAACGGCGCGCCAGGTGGATGATCGCCCCATCAACATGCCCTTCGAGGGCACCACCGATGTGGCCATCTGGCTCACCATCCGCTCCGTGCTGCTGGACACGGCCGTGCACGGCTACATTCCGCAGAACACCGGGATCACGCGCCCGATCCATATCGTCGCGCCCAAGGGCTGCCTCGCCAACCCGGAGTTCCCTGCGCCCACCATCGCCCGGCTGGGAGCCGGCAACCAGCTTTGCGACACGGTCATGCAGGCCCTTGGGCGGGCGCGCCCGGAGCAGGTCTCCGCGGGCATCGGCCATCTCAAGGTCATCGCGTTCTCCGGTCTTCAGGACGGTGAGCACTGGGTGCACATGGAGATCTTCGAGGGCAGTTACGGCGGGCGCTACGGCATGGACGGCATGGATGCCGTGGACACGCTTTTCGCCAATACGCGCAACAACCCCATCGAGGACATAGAGACGCATCTGCCGCTGCGGGTGCGGCGCTACGAGCTGCGGGAGAACGTCAATGGCGCCGGGAAGTGGCGCGGTGGTTTCGGCTCCGTGCGCGAGTTCGAGTTTCTCAGTGACGGGGGCGGCTCGGTAGAGGGCGAGGGGCACCGGTTCCGCCCCTGGGGATTCCTCGGTGGCCAGGAAGGGCAGCCGGCGGCGCTCAAGACCGTGCGTGCATCCGGCGAGGCGTTCGACCTGCCCTCCAAGGTGCCGTACCAGCCCATGTCGGCGGGTGACCGGTTCGTCGCGGTCGGGCCATCCGGAGGCGGCTACGGCCCCCCGCTGGAGCGGGATCCGGCCGATGTGCTGGACGACGTGCTGGACGAACTCATCGATGTCTCCACCGCTGAAGAGACCTACGGGGTGAGCATCCGTGATGGTCAGGTGGACCTGTCGGCCACCGAGTCCCTGCGGCAGCGCCTGCGTGCCGGAGCGGGAGGGTCGGCGTCGTGA